In Corynebacterium matruchotii, a single genomic region encodes these proteins:
- a CDS encoding amidase domain-containing protein: MSAAGAEVDLDVVTKVVTAYQDLLDSHWTDSNCSLSSCVNASSSVFASSGDKKSQRGSSFGGSSKDNRDERKDSGENPKFTQAESALLQVRDAMKDFGLPIKTAKSTIKVTDAKMNADGKVTVSVAVGTTKTYGDGDGEPSYMVDSHTLTLSPNPENLFAVVEDTIDPIPANDTPGERPTDVEFNEVPLDRILGRESNGENRPVADTAGAEFSLLPAHKEQESVGMQTVANEEKHSRPDVKKMIGYALHWTSPAVNPNPDVDVMEEQFPRFDVNCTNFASQVLLAGGWKPRDSKKIGLTDRVRDPDAWSPNAIPLVQKATHTWSAAQNLYGYAKKHSSYYDLPQGEQAQSSDLIFVDWDPDGKADGELDHTMIVTGMVPLKREKKGTPFTSFATPAISQKTKNRHNIPLYESVEIARTHGKKLDKIKWYALTSRPQ; this comes from the coding sequence GTGTCTGCTGCTGGTGCTGAGGTGGATCTTGATGTGGTGACGAAGGTGGTTACTGCGTATCAGGATTTGTTGGATTCGCATTGGACGGATTCGAATTGTTCGTTGTCGAGTTGTGTGAATGCTAGTAGTTCGGTGTTTGCATCGTCGGGGGATAAGAAGTCTCAGCGGGGGTCGAGTTTTGGGGGTTCATCGAAGGATAACCGGGATGAGAGGAAGGATTCCGGCGAAAACCCGAAATTCACTCAGGCGGAATCTGCTTTATTGCAGGTGCGGGATGCTATGAAAGATTTTGGTTTGCCGATCAAGACTGCGAAGAGCACGATCAAGGTGACAGATGCCAAGATGAATGCTGATGGGAAGGTAACAGTTTCCGTAGCTGTGGGTACGACAAAGACCTACGGAGATGGAGATGGTGAACCTAGTTATATGGTTGATAGCCATACGTTGACGTTGTCCCCGAATCCGGAGAATTTGTTTGCTGTGGTTGAGGATACGATTGATCCAATACCTGCGAATGATACGCCTGGAGAACGTCCTACAGATGTAGAGTTCAATGAAGTTCCGCTTGATCGTATCCTTGGGCGTGAGTCAAATGGTGAGAATCGTCCGGTGGCTGATACCGCTGGTGCAGAGTTTTCATTATTGCCTGCGCATAAAGAGCAGGAGTCGGTGGGCATGCAGACTGTGGCTAATGAAGAAAAACACTCAAGGCCTGATGTGAAGAAGATGATTGGGTATGCGCTGCATTGGACCAGCCCGGCAGTTAACCCCAATCCAGACGTAGATGTTATGGAGGAACAGTTTCCTAGGTTTGATGTGAACTGTACGAATTTTGCTTCCCAGGTATTGCTTGCGGGTGGGTGGAAACCGAGGGATAGTAAAAAGATTGGGTTGACAGACCGGGTTCGTGACCCCGATGCGTGGTCCCCAAATGCCATTCCCCTGGTCCAAAAAGCCACTCACACGTGGTCTGCTGCCCAGAATTTGTATGGTTATGCAAAGAAGCATAGCAGCTATTATGATTTGCCGCAAGGAGAACAAGCTCAGTCTTCAGACTTGATTTTTGTGGATTGGGATCCTGATGGCAAGGCTGATGGAGAATTGGATCATACGATGATTGTGACAGGGATGGTTCCTCTTAAGAGGGAAAAGAAAGGCACCCCATTTACTTCTTTCGCGACTCCAGCGATCTCGCAGAAAACAAAAAATCGGCATAATATTCCGCTTTATGAATCTGTTGAGATTGCCCGCACCCATGGTAAAAAACTTGATAAGATTAAATGGTATGCGCTAACTTCTCGTCCTCAGTAG
- a CDS encoding CarD family transcriptional regulator, protein MEFKVGDTVVYPHHGAAVIEAIEQREMGGETLEYLVLQIHQSDLVVRVPSKNAETVGVRDVVGEAGLRKVFGFLRETDVEEAGNWSRRFKANQERLASGDVNKVAEVVRDLWRRDQGKGLSAGEKRMLAKARQVLVGELALAEIKDEAKANELLAEVDATIVRHRLQGGDDTPEPKHPQPIIDEDDTDLDDLNFDD, encoded by the coding sequence ATGGAATTCAAGGTGGGCGACACTGTTGTTTATCCCCATCATGGTGCGGCCGTAATCGAAGCGATCGAACAGCGGGAAATGGGTGGTGAAACCCTGGAATACCTCGTGTTGCAAATCCACCAATCCGATCTTGTAGTCCGGGTACCCTCGAAGAACGCCGAGACAGTCGGCGTGCGCGACGTCGTGGGCGAGGCCGGGCTGCGGAAAGTCTTCGGCTTCCTGCGCGAAACCGATGTGGAAGAGGCCGGTAACTGGTCCCGCCGATTCAAGGCAAACCAGGAACGCCTCGCATCTGGCGACGTCAATAAAGTAGCCGAAGTGGTGCGGGACCTGTGGCGCCGCGACCAGGGCAAAGGCCTATCCGCCGGAGAGAAACGCATGCTCGCCAAGGCCCGGCAGGTGCTCGTGGGTGAACTCGCCCTCGCCGAAATCAAAGACGAAGCCAAAGCCAACGAACTACTCGCCGAAGTCGACGCCACCATCGTGCGCCACCGGCTTCAGGGTGGCGACGACACCCCCGAACCCAAACACCCACAGCCAATCATCGACGAAGACGATACCGATCTCGACGACCTCAACTTCGACGACTAA